The following coding sequences lie in one Pseudomonas monsensis genomic window:
- the glpK gene encoding glycerol kinase GlpK, translating into MTDIQNKNYIIALDQGTTSSRAIIFDRDANVVCTAQREFAQHYPQAGWVEHDPMEIFATQSAVMVEALAQAGLHHDQVAAIGITNQRETTVVWDKTTGRPVYNAIVWQCRRSTEICQQLKRDGHEDYIRDNTGLVTDPYFSGTKLKWILDNVEGSRERARNGELLFGTVDSWLIWKFTGGKVHVTDYTNASRTMLFNIHSLEWDSKMLEILDIPREMLPEVKASSEIYGRTKSGIAIGGIAGDQQAALFGQMCVEPGQAKNTYGTGCFLLMNTGDKAVKSQHGMLTTIACGPRGEVAYALEGAVFNGGSTVQWLRDELKIINDAHDTEYFANKVKDSNGVYLVPAFTGLGAPYWDPYARGALFGLTRGVRVDHIIRAALESIAYQTRDVLDAMQQDSGERLKALRVDGGAVANNFLMQFQADILGTQVERPQMRETTALGAAYLAGLACGFWGSLDELRGKAVIEREFEPSLDEVEKEKLYKGWKKAVSRTRDWAREDAE; encoded by the coding sequence ATGACCGACATTCAGAATAAGAACTACATCATTGCCCTCGATCAGGGTACGACCAGCTCCCGCGCGATCATTTTCGACCGCGACGCGAACGTGGTCTGCACCGCGCAGCGCGAATTTGCCCAGCATTACCCGCAAGCCGGCTGGGTCGAACACGACCCGATGGAAATCTTCGCCACCCAGAGTGCGGTGATGGTTGAAGCGCTGGCCCAGGCCGGTCTGCATCACGACCAGGTCGCCGCCATCGGCATCACCAACCAGCGTGAAACCACCGTGGTCTGGGACAAGACCACCGGCCGCCCGGTGTACAACGCCATCGTCTGGCAATGCCGCCGCAGCACCGAGATCTGCCAGCAGCTCAAACGCGACGGTCACGAAGACTACATCCGTGACAACACTGGCCTGGTCACCGACCCGTACTTCTCCGGCACCAAATTGAAGTGGATCCTCGACAACGTCGAAGGCAGCCGCGAGCGTGCGCGCAACGGCGAACTGCTGTTCGGCACCGTCGATAGCTGGCTGATCTGGAAATTCACTGGCGGCAAGGTACACGTCACCGACTACACCAACGCCTCGCGCACCATGCTCTTCAACATTCACTCGCTGGAGTGGGATTCGAAGATGCTGGAGATTCTCGACATCCCGCGCGAGATGCTTCCGGAAGTGAAGGCGTCTTCGGAAATCTACGGTCGCACCAAGAGCGGCATCGCCATCGGCGGTATCGCCGGTGACCAGCAAGCGGCACTGTTCGGCCAGATGTGCGTAGAACCGGGCCAGGCGAAAAACACCTACGGCACCGGTTGCTTCCTGCTGATGAACACCGGCGACAAAGCGGTGAAATCCCAGCACGGCATGCTCACCACCATCGCTTGCGGCCCGCGTGGCGAAGTTGCTTACGCACTGGAAGGCGCGGTGTTCAACGGCGGTTCGACCGTGCAGTGGCTGCGCGATGAACTGAAGATCATCAACGACGCCCACGACACCGAATACTTCGCCAACAAGGTCAAGGACAGCAACGGCGTGTACCTGGTGCCGGCCTTTACCGGTCTGGGCGCGCCGTACTGGGACCCGTATGCCCGTGGCGCATTGTTCGGCCTGACCCGTGGCGTACGTGTGGATCACATCATCCGCGCCGCGCTGGAGTCGATCGCCTACCAGACCCGCGACGTGCTTGACGCCATGCAACAGGACTCCGGCGAACGCCTCAAGGCCCTGCGTGTGGACGGCGGCGCGGTGGCGAACAACTTCCTCATGCAGTTCCAGGCCGACATCCTCGGCACCCAGGTCGAGCGCCCGCAAATGCGCGAAACCACGGCACTCGGCGCCGCGTATCTGGCCGGTCTGGCGTGCGGTTTCTGGGGCAGCCTGGACGAACTGCGTGGCAAAGCGGTGATCGAGCGCGAGTTCGAACCAAGCCTGGACGAAGTCGAGAAAGAGAAACTCTACAAAGGCTGGAAAAAAGCCGTCAGCCGTACCCGTGACTGGGCGCGTGAGGACGCTGAATAA
- a CDS encoding DeoR/GlpR family transcriptional regulator, translating into MNLPPRQQQILELVRERGYVSIEEMATLFVVTPQTIRRDINQLAEANLLRRYHGGAAYDSSVENTAYAMRADQMRDEKQRIGEAIAAQIPDHASLFINIGTTTESIARALLNHNHLKIITNNLHVASMLSAKDDFDVLLTGGNVRRDGGVVGQASVDFINQFKVDFALVGISGIDEDGSLLDFDYQEVRVSQAIIANARQVILAADSSKFGRNAMIRLGPISLIDCLVTDQQPVPALAQLLSQHKIRLEVV; encoded by the coding sequence ATGAATCTGCCTCCCCGTCAGCAGCAAATCCTCGAGCTGGTCCGCGAACGCGGCTATGTGAGCATCGAGGAAATGGCCACGCTGTTCGTTGTTACCCCGCAAACCATCCGCCGCGACATCAATCAGCTCGCGGAAGCCAATCTGTTGCGTCGCTACCATGGCGGCGCGGCCTATGATTCCAGCGTCGAAAACACCGCTTACGCGATGCGCGCCGATCAGATGCGCGATGAAAAACAACGCATCGGTGAAGCCATCGCCGCACAGATTCCCGATCACGCCTCGCTGTTCATCAATATCGGCACAACGACCGAGTCGATTGCCCGTGCCCTGCTCAATCACAACCATCTGAAAATCATCACCAACAATCTGCACGTAGCGTCGATGCTCAGTGCCAAGGATGATTTTGATGTGCTGCTGACCGGCGGCAACGTGCGCCGTGACGGCGGTGTGGTGGGTCAGGCGAGCGTCGATTTCATCAATCAGTTCAAGGTCGATTTCGCCCTGGTCGGCATCAGCGGGATCGACGAAGACGGCAGCCTGCTCGACTTCGACTATCAGGAAGTGCGAGTTTCCCAGGCGATCATCGCCAATGCACGGCAGGTGATTCTCGCGGCGGACTCGAGCAAGTTCGGACGCAACGCGATGATTCGTCTCGGGCCGATCAGCCTGATCGATTGCCTGGTCACTGATCAGCAGCCGGTGCCGGCTCTGGCGCAGTTGTTGAGTCAGCACAAGATTCGTCTGGAAGTGGTTTAA
- the glpD gene encoding glycerol-3-phosphate dehydrogenase: MSTSTLRTPPLSEIYDIAVIGGGINGVGIAADAAGRGLSVFLCEKDDLASHTSSASSKLIHGGLRYLEHYEFRLVREALAEREVLLAKAPHIVKPMRFVLPHRPHLRPAWMIRAGLFLYDNLGKREKLPGSKSLKFGADSALKSEIKKGFEYSDCWVDDARLVVLNAMAAREKGAHVHTQTRCVSARRAKGLWHLNLERADGSLFSITAKALVNAAGPWVAKFIRDDLKMESPYGIRLIQGSHIIVPKLYEGEHAHILQNEDQRIVFTIPYLNHFTLIGTTDREYTGDPAKVAITDGETDYLLQVVNAHFKKQLSRDDIQHSYSGVRPLCNDESDNPSAVTRDYTLALSGGGEEAPLLSVFGGKLTTYRKLAESAMAQLLPFFTQMRPSWTATATLPGGEDMSTPQALCAQIRDKFDFVPTEIARRWSTTYGSRTWRMLEGVDSLADMGEHLGGGLYTREVDYLCSEEWATTAHDILWRRSKLGLFTTPAEQEKLAAYLGKVELNRKIEAA, translated from the coding sequence ATGTCCACATCTACCTTGCGTACGCCCCCTCTCTCCGAGATCTACGACATTGCCGTGATCGGCGGCGGGATCAATGGCGTGGGGATCGCAGCGGATGCCGCCGGTCGCGGTCTCTCGGTGTTCCTTTGCGAAAAGGACGACCTCGCCAGCCACACCTCGTCGGCCAGCAGCAAGCTGATCCACGGTGGCTTGCGTTACCTCGAACATTACGAATTCCGTCTGGTGCGTGAAGCACTGGCCGAGCGCGAAGTGCTGCTGGCCAAGGCGCCGCACATCGTCAAGCCGATGCGCTTTGTACTGCCGCACCGTCCGCACCTGCGTCCGGCGTGGATGATTCGCGCGGGCCTGTTCCTGTATGACAACCTCGGCAAGCGCGAAAAACTGCCAGGCTCGAAAAGCCTGAAGTTCGGCGCCGACAGTGCGCTGAAAAGCGAAATCAAAAAAGGCTTCGAATACTCCGACTGCTGGGTCGATGACGCCCGCCTCGTCGTACTCAATGCGATGGCCGCGCGGGAAAAAGGCGCCCACGTTCATACCCAGACTCGTTGCGTCAGCGCCCGTCGCGCCAAGGGCCTGTGGCACCTGAACCTGGAACGTGCCGACGGCAGCCTGTTTTCGATCACCGCCAAAGCGCTGGTGAACGCGGCCGGTCCGTGGGTTGCCAAGTTCATCCGTGACGACCTGAAAATGGAATCGCCGTACGGCATCCGTCTGATTCAGGGCAGCCACATCATCGTGCCGAAACTGTACGAAGGTGAGCACGCGCACATTCTGCAAAACGAAGATCAGCGCATCGTCTTCACCATTCCGTACCTGAACCACTTCACCCTGATCGGCACCACCGACCGCGAATACACCGGCGACCCGGCGAAAGTGGCGATCACCGACGGTGAAACCGACTACCTGCTGCAAGTGGTCAACGCCCACTTCAAAAAGCAGCTCAGCCGCGACGACATCCAGCACAGCTACTCGGGCGTCCGTCCGCTGTGCAACGACGAATCCGACAACCCGTCGGCCGTGACCCGCGATTACACCCTGGCGTTGTCCGGTGGCGGCGAAGAGGCGCCGCTGCTGTCGGTGTTCGGCGGCAAGCTGACCACTTACCGCAAACTGGCTGAATCGGCGATGGCGCAACTGCTGCCGTTCTTCACCCAGATGCGCCCGAGCTGGACCGCCACGGCGACCCTGCCCGGCGGCGAAGACATGAGCACCCCGCAGGCCTTGTGCGCGCAGATTCGCGACAAGTTCGACTTCGTTCCGACCGAGATCGCCCGCCGCTGGTCCACCACCTACGGCAGCCGCACCTGGCGCATGCTTGAAGGCGTGGACAGCCTCGCCGACATGGGCGAACACCTGGGCGGCGGGCTCTACACCCGTGAAGTCGATTATCTGTGCAGCGAAGAGTGGGCGACCACGGCCCATGACATCCTGTGGCGTCGCAGCAAGCTGGGGCTGTTCACCACCCCGGCCGAACAGGAAAAACTGGCGGCGTATCTGGGCAAGGTCGAGCTGAATCGCAAGATCGAAGCGGCCTGA
- a CDS encoding LysR family transcriptional regulator, which yields MHSHLNRVQTFLAVVDFGSYTKAANYLSISKAMASLHVKALEEVLSATLLIRNTRNISLTEIGQEFYEEFKGIVADIDNAFDNVLKGNNRVSGKLRISSTSEYGEKYILPLIPLFSERYPEIRLCYNFNSSLNDLVAEKLDLVIRLGNLADSAFKSRKLADYEIVLVATEAFLARHPVNEPQDLNNVSWIANSNLQAPTQWTLRDSQGQGVEVSGTSHFESNSSTAIRSMTLSSLGVSVLPAWVVADDIASGRLRRLLPSYSLPSQSINVVFPNSPHLPHKSRAFIDFLLLHLAQ from the coding sequence ATGCACTCTCATCTTAATCGGGTCCAGACGTTTCTTGCGGTGGTGGATTTTGGTTCTTACACCAAAGCCGCGAATTACCTGAGTATCAGCAAAGCCATGGCCAGCCTGCATGTCAAGGCGCTGGAAGAAGTCTTGTCGGCCACGCTATTGATCCGCAATACCCGCAATATATCGCTGACCGAAATAGGGCAGGAGTTTTATGAGGAGTTCAAGGGTATTGTCGCGGATATTGATAATGCCTTTGATAATGTCCTGAAAGGTAATAACCGGGTCTCCGGAAAGTTGCGGATAAGTTCAACCAGCGAGTACGGTGAAAAATATATCCTGCCGTTGATTCCGCTGTTCTCCGAGCGTTATCCGGAAATTCGCCTGTGCTATAACTTCAACTCTTCGTTGAACGATCTGGTCGCGGAAAAGCTCGATCTGGTGATTCGCCTGGGCAACTTGGCGGACTCCGCGTTCAAAAGCCGCAAGCTCGCGGATTATGAAATCGTGCTGGTGGCCACTGAGGCATTTCTCGCCCGCCATCCGGTAAACGAACCGCAGGACCTGAATAACGTGTCGTGGATTGCCAACAGCAATTTGCAGGCGCCGACCCAATGGACGTTGCGCGATAGCCAGGGGCAGGGGGTCGAGGTCAGCGGCACCAGCCACTTCGAATCGAACTCCTCGACGGCGATTCGTTCGATGACCCTGTCGTCACTCGGCGTTTCAGTGCTGCCGGCCTGGGTGGTCGCCGACGACATTGCCAGCGGGCGTTTGCGGCGCTTGCTGCCTTCGTATTCGCTGCCGTCGCAATCGATCAACGTGGTGTTCCCCAACAGCCCGCATCTGCCGCACAAGTCGCGGGCGTTCATTGATTTTCTGCTGTTGCATCTGGCCCAGTGA
- a CDS encoding MFS transporter yields MNYRYKISLIFLIGFFIDCINIFMSAVALPSISATLQVSTSSVAWVANAYILGLTLIIPVSTWLAGRFGSREILTLSMLVFSGAVWMCGMADSFHELVIWRFLQGIGGGLLIPVGQALTFNLFQGEQRAKISTLVMAVALIAPAISPTVGGIIVDSSSWRWVFYSNIPFSLIAAGLSWFWIKEAKPASLPRPDIRGLLLVSAALASLLMGMSLYGGDYPAMAALICVAAGLLFIALYLLHYRRCNNAIIELNLLKSKKLSTSIFIYYAIPGVFTGVNLMSIFFLQNTLHFSARLTGMFMILYAIGAFIAMTICGRVYNRVGAKRLFTLGMLLHSAGIATLMLVNAPTDLWVIVIAYSLMGIGGGIGANTAQTTSLMDFAGGDTHKASVIWNINRQMSFSLGAALFLMIFNVLLKQFDTTAAYHATFAIAALVGLFPLFQMSQLNPPKECHEQQPG; encoded by the coding sequence ATGAACTATCGCTATAAGATCTCGCTGATCTTTCTGATCGGCTTTTTTATTGACTGTATAAACATCTTTATGTCGGCTGTGGCATTGCCGAGTATATCGGCAACTTTGCAAGTCAGTACTTCGTCGGTGGCGTGGGTCGCCAATGCTTATATTCTCGGCCTGACCCTGATTATTCCGGTGAGCACCTGGCTGGCGGGGCGCTTTGGCAGCCGCGAAATTCTCACGCTGTCGATGCTGGTCTTCAGCGGTGCAGTGTGGATGTGCGGGATGGCCGACAGTTTCCATGAACTGGTGATCTGGCGTTTCCTCCAGGGCATCGGTGGTGGTCTGCTGATTCCGGTGGGCCAGGCGCTGACCTTCAACCTGTTCCAGGGTGAGCAACGGGCGAAGATTTCCACGCTGGTGATGGCCGTCGCGCTGATTGCACCGGCCATTTCGCCGACGGTCGGCGGCATCATCGTCGACAGCAGTTCGTGGCGCTGGGTGTTCTACAGCAACATCCCGTTCTCGCTGATCGCCGCCGGGCTGTCGTGGTTCTGGATCAAGGAAGCCAAGCCCGCCAGCCTGCCGCGTCCGGACATCCGAGGGTTGTTGCTGGTCAGCGCCGCGCTTGCCAGTCTATTGATGGGCATGTCGCTGTATGGCGGCGATTACCCGGCAATGGCCGCGCTGATCTGCGTGGCGGCGGGCCTGCTGTTCATCGCTCTGTACCTGCTGCACTACCGGCGCTGCAACAACGCGATCATCGAACTGAATCTGCTCAAAAGCAAAAAGCTCAGCACCTCGATCTTCATCTATTACGCGATTCCCGGCGTGTTCACCGGGGTCAATCTGATGAGCATTTTCTTTCTGCAGAACACCCTGCACTTCAGCGCCCGGCTGACGGGGATGTTCATGATCCTCTACGCCATCGGCGCCTTCATCGCGATGACGATTTGCGGTCGGGTCTACAACCGGGTCGGCGCCAAACGCCTGTTCACCCTCGGCATGCTGTTGCACAGCGCCGGCATCGCCACGCTGATGCTGGTCAATGCGCCGACGGACCTGTGGGTGATCGTGATCGCCTACAGCCTGATGGGCATCGGCGGCGGCATCGGCGCCAACACCGCGCAGACCACCTCGCTGATGGACTTTGCCGGCGGCGACACGCACAAGGCCAGCGTGATCTGGAACATCAACCGACAGATGTCCTTCAGCCTCGGTGCCGCGCTGTTTCTGATGATCTTCAATGTGCTGCTCAAGCAGTTCGATACCACGGCGGCCTACCACGCGACGTTCGCGATTGCGGCGCTGGTCGGACTGTTCCCGCTGTTTCAGATGAGTCAATTGAACCCTCCAAAGGAATGCCATGAACAACAACCTGGTTGA